One window of the Populus nigra chromosome 4, ddPopNigr1.1, whole genome shotgun sequence genome contains the following:
- the LOC133690846 gene encoding biotin--protein ligase 2-like isoform X1 has translation MPEKLLSRFSRASFTLPHLRLLSPQASLSLRSLHNFIAPTSQRSPFTLSRSVAAATAMDSSSSTPCKLVLCGKSSAENEIAKSLMNNNTLKLPDNVQVSTLLHSEIINKQQRQDEESFCIERFMNSLSTNQFGRLLVWSPILPSTHDIVSNNFGELPIGTVCVADVQYKGRGRSKNVWESPAGCLMFSFTIQMEDGRVVPLLQYVVSLAVTEAIKDVCDKNGLPRIDVRIKWPNDLYLNGLKVGGILSTSTYKSKKFNVSTGIGLNVDNEKPTTCLNAVLRELSAAACTLRREDIVAAFLNKFEIFYDLFINGGFQTLEELYYKTWLHSGQRVIIQEKNENQVVENVVTIQGLTSSGYLLAIGEDNQMCELHPDGNSFDFFKGLVRRKLE, from the exons ATGCCAGAAAAACTTCTCTCGCGCTTCTCTCGCGCTTCTTTCACGCTTCCTCACCTGCGTCTTCTCTCTCCACAAGCTTCTCTCTCGCTCCGCTCTCTACATAACTTCATTGCTCCTACAAGCCAGAGAAGCCCATTCACTCTATCTCGATCAGTTGCAGCCGCTACAG CAATggatagcagcagcagcacgcCTTGTAAGCTGGTATTATGCGGAAAATCATCTGCAGAGAATGAAATTGCTAAATCATTAATGAATAATAACACTCTTAAACTGCCTGATAATGTGCAAGTCTCTACTCTCTTGCACTCGGAGATTATTAATAAGCAGCAGCGGCAAGACGAAGAGTCTTTCTGTATTGAACGGTTTATGAATTCTCTTTCAACTAATCAATTCGGTAGATTACTCGTCTGGTCGCCGATATTGCCTTCAACTCATGATATTGTTTCCAA TAATTTTGGTGAGCTTCCAATTGGTACTGTTTGCGTTGCTGATGTTCAATATAAAGGGCGAG GTCGATCAAAGAATGTATGGGAATCTCCAGCAGGTTGCCTGATGTTTTCATTTACCATTCAAATGGAGGATGGACGAGTTGTGCCTTTGTTGCAATATGTAGTGTCTCTTGCTGTTACAGAGGCAATAAAGGATGTTTGCGACAaaaat gGCTTACCGCGTATTGATGTTAGAATCAAATGGCCAAATGATCTTTATTTGAATGGTCTTAAAGTTGGAGGCATTCTCTCCACCTCAACATATAAATCAAAGAAGTTCAATGTCAGTACCG GTATAGGCTTGAATGTCGATAATGAGAAACCAACAACATGCTTGAATGCAGTCTTAAGAGAATTGTCTGCTGCTGCATGCACATTAAGAAGAGAAGATATTGTTGCAGCCtttctaaataaatttgaaattttttatgatctTTTCATAAATGGAG GATTTCAAACTCTTGAGGAGCTTTACTATAAAACATGGCTACACAG TGGGCAGAGAGTCATCATCCAGGAGAAGAACGAGAACCAAGTAGTGGAGAACGTGGTCACCATTCAG GGTTTGACATCCTCGGGTTATTTGCTAGCTATCGGTGAAGACAATCAAATGTGTGAACTTCATCCTGATGGCAATAG TTTTGACTTCTTCAAAGGACTAGTCAGAAGAAAACTTGAATAA
- the LOC133690846 gene encoding biotin--protein ligase 1, chloroplastic-like isoform X2, protein MPEKLLSRFSRASFTLPHLRLLSPQASLSLRSLHNFIAPTSQRSPFTLSRSVAAATAMDSSSSTPCKLVLCGKSSAENEIAKSLMNNNTLKLPDNVQVSTLLHSEIINKQQRQDEESFCIERFMNSLSTNQFGRLLVWSPILPSTHDIVSNNFGELPIGTVCVADVQYKGRGRSKNVWESPAGCLMFSFTIQMEDGRVVPLLQYVVSLAVTEAIKDVCDKNGLPRIDVRIKWPNDLYLNGLKVGGILSTSTYKSKKFNVSTGFQTLEELYYKTWLHSGQRVIIQEKNENQVVENVVTIQGLTSSGYLLAIGEDNQMCELHPDGNSFDFFKGLVRRKLE, encoded by the exons ATGCCAGAAAAACTTCTCTCGCGCTTCTCTCGCGCTTCTTTCACGCTTCCTCACCTGCGTCTTCTCTCTCCACAAGCTTCTCTCTCGCTCCGCTCTCTACATAACTTCATTGCTCCTACAAGCCAGAGAAGCCCATTCACTCTATCTCGATCAGTTGCAGCCGCTACAG CAATggatagcagcagcagcacgcCTTGTAAGCTGGTATTATGCGGAAAATCATCTGCAGAGAATGAAATTGCTAAATCATTAATGAATAATAACACTCTTAAACTGCCTGATAATGTGCAAGTCTCTACTCTCTTGCACTCGGAGATTATTAATAAGCAGCAGCGGCAAGACGAAGAGTCTTTCTGTATTGAACGGTTTATGAATTCTCTTTCAACTAATCAATTCGGTAGATTACTCGTCTGGTCGCCGATATTGCCTTCAACTCATGATATTGTTTCCAA TAATTTTGGTGAGCTTCCAATTGGTACTGTTTGCGTTGCTGATGTTCAATATAAAGGGCGAG GTCGATCAAAGAATGTATGGGAATCTCCAGCAGGTTGCCTGATGTTTTCATTTACCATTCAAATGGAGGATGGACGAGTTGTGCCTTTGTTGCAATATGTAGTGTCTCTTGCTGTTACAGAGGCAATAAAGGATGTTTGCGACAaaaat gGCTTACCGCGTATTGATGTTAGAATCAAATGGCCAAATGATCTTTATTTGAATGGTCTTAAAGTTGGAGGCATTCTCTCCACCTCAACATATAAATCAAAGAAGTTCAATGTCAGTACCG GATTTCAAACTCTTGAGGAGCTTTACTATAAAACATGGCTACACAG TGGGCAGAGAGTCATCATCCAGGAGAAGAACGAGAACCAAGTAGTGGAGAACGTGGTCACCATTCAG GGTTTGACATCCTCGGGTTATTTGCTAGCTATCGGTGAAGACAATCAAATGTGTGAACTTCATCCTGATGGCAATAG TTTTGACTTCTTCAAAGGACTAGTCAGAAGAAAACTTGAATAA
- the LOC133690521 gene encoding uncharacterized protein LOC133690521, whose amino-acid sequence MMIRQLEDDGDDDDEEEDDEDVNTKKHMLPPKVAKKKKIQSTSTVKQSTTSYGKQKKSATLGTYFMPRTTPGAQKSLQNCWQRKEAVERCDLALAKWMFDACVPFNAVNSVYYQHAIDAVTTMGPGYKGPNLHAIRGYYLAKAVDEVKIYVESYREIWKKTGCTLMADGWTDQKRRTLINFLVYCPKGTVFLKTVDVSDVSKTARLLYQLFREVVLYVGVENIVHMVTDNAANYVAAGRLLMEEFPSILWSPCAAHCINLILQDIGKLQSVCCVVEHASGITKYIYNHCYPLYLMRKFTRGKEILRPAPTRFATNFIALQSILAHKDELRAMVTSREWVSSAYAKDIKGKNFVDSVLDSLFWEECVIIVRMSEPLVRVLRLVDGDDRPSMGYLYDAIHHAKEEMMRRFQKRKPRVKPFIDIINNRWDGQFYRNLFAAAFWLNPRFQYDANIMDKHMRTISGLLDVLEKYAHGNLPLQSKITSEMKFFRNAEHDFGRASAINNRTLMPPDEWWMTYGTSAPNLQQLAIRVLSQTCSSSGCERNWIEDDPSILTTEEVESFHQALSTMTIQDTLDDDVINVNEIEDDCDDEVSKEHADDLLGVDKIGSFPSTFDPNFAAIDTEELNVFIQQK is encoded by the exons ATGATGATTAGGCAATTagaagatgatggtgatgatgatgatgaggaggaggaTGATGAGGATGTCAATACTAAAAAACATATGTTACCACCGAAggttgcaaaaaagaaaaagattcaaaGCACCAGCACTGTAAAACAATCAACTACAAGTTATGGAAAGCAGAAGAAATCTGCAACATTAGGGACATATTTCATGCCTAGAACAACTCCTGGTGCTCAAAAGTCTCTTCAGAATTGTTGGCAAAGGAAAGAAGCAGTTGAACGGTGTGATCTTGCTTTAGCGAAGTGGATGTTTGATGCATGTGTGCCATTTAATGCTGTTAACTCTGTGTATTATCAGCATGCCATAGATGCTGTAACAACCATGGGTCCTGGTTATAAAGGACCAAATTTACATGCTATCCGTGGTTATTACTTGGCAAAAGCGGTTGATGAAGTGAAGATTTATGTTGAGAGTTATCGAGAGATTTGGAAGAAGACtggttgcacattaatggctgATGGATGGACTGATCAGAAGAGGAGGACTTTAATTAACTTCTTAGTATATTGTCCTAAAGGAACAGTTTTTTTGAAAACCGTGGATGTATCAGATGTCTCAAAGACTGCTAGATTGTTGTATCAGTTATTTAGAGAGGTTGTTTTATATGTTGGGGTAGAAAACATTGTGCATATGGTGACTGATAATGCTGCAAATTATGTTGCTGCTGGCAGGTTATTGATGGAAGAATTTCCTTCAATATTGTGGTCTCCTTGTGCTGCTCATTGCATCAACCTCATACTCCAGGACATTGGTAAATTGCAGTCAGTTTGTTGTGTTGTTGAGCATGCTTCTGGTATCACAAAGTACATTTATAATCATTGTTATCCATTGTATTTGATGAGGAAGTTCACTAGAGGAAAAGAAATACTTCGTCCAGCTCCTACTCGTTTTGCCACCAATTTCATTGCATTGCAAAGCATTTTAGCTCATAAAGATGAGTTGAGAGCTATGGTGACATCTAGGGAATGGGTCTCATCTGCTTATGCTAAAGATATCAAAGGAAAAAATTTTGTTGACAGTGTGCTAGACTCTTTGTTTTGGGAAGAATGTGTAATAATTGTGCGAATGAGTGAACCTTTAGTTCGAGTTCTACGATTGGTTGATGGTGATGATAGACCTTCGATGGGATATTTGTATGATGCTATTCATCatgcaaaagaagaaatgatgagGAGATTTCAAAAGAGAAAGCCTAGAGTGAAACCTTTCATAGACATTATCAATAATCGGTGGGATGGACAATTTTATAGAAATCTTTTTGCAGCGGCATTTTGGTTGAATCCTCGATTTCAATATGATGCAAATATAATGGATAAACATATGAGAACCATTTCTGGACTTCTAGATGTTCTTGAGAAGTATGCACATGGAAATCTACCATTGCAAAGTAAGATTACAAGTGAGATGAAGTTTTTTAGGAATGCTGAACATGACTTTGGTCGAGCGTCTGCAATAAATAATCGCACCCTTATGCCTCCag atgaatgGTGGATGACATATGGAACCAGCGCTCCAAATCTACAACAATTGGCTATACGAGTGTTAAGTCAAACTTGTAGTTCTTCGGGATGTGAGAGAAATTGGA TCGAAGATGACCCATCAATCTTGACAACGGAAGAAGTAGAGAGTTTTCACCAAGCTCTATCAACTATGACCATACAAGATACTTTAGATGATG ATGTCATAAATGTTAATGAGATTGAAGATGATTGTGATGATGAAGTTTCAAAGGAGCATGCTGATGATTTATTAGGTGTTGACAAGATTGGCTCATTTCCATCGACATTTGATCCAAATTTTGCTGCCATAGACACAGAAGAACTTAATGTGTTCATTCAACAAAAGTGA